In Telopea speciosissima isolate NSW1024214 ecotype Mountain lineage chromosome 10, Tspe_v1, whole genome shotgun sequence, the DNA window TGCATAGATAGATACTTAGTCAGTTTGTTAGATACGATCACATCTAGTCAGTGACCCATCTCAGCCATATGGCTCACCATGTATTAAAACTTTCCTCTtgtgaatcttcttcttcttcttagtgtGATTATGCTACTATTAGGTATTGCATTCTTATGTGAAGTTGTGTGGCAACTAGTTGTACTTTACGTTCTTTGATGTTGATGTTGTTATTGTAAAGTTTGAGGAATTTCAATGATAATATTGTATACCCTTCTATCAGTGTTTTTTAATTACTGGACTTGTTTCCTGGAGTTTAGACATCTATGACCTATGTCTTGTCTGACTCATGAATCTGCACTTCATAGATCACAATTTGTATATCGACGGAGCAGGAAAATACtgtagttatttatttatttttttggggtgggggtgggggtgggggtgggggtgggggtggggaaagGGGTACTATCAAACTTCTGTGGTTTAAGtgcatgtttggttgtcttcaCAATCCTTATGTTGCTTTTTAATATCCAGGCTACTAATATGAGGTGATTTCTTCATTTGTAGTTGCAATCTTCAGATATTTCTAGAAACAAACATGCAGATCCCAATCTTTTAGACTTGCTCAAGGTATGATTTTAGAATTTTAACTTGTTTGTTGTTCAAACTTTTAGATTCAGTACTTACTCCCCCCATAATTTTGCATTAGAGTTCTGAGACTTCAGCTATCCATGAACTCTTTGTTTCTCTTAAACAGGTCTTATTCATGAGGTCCAATTTTTCCATGGCATTCCCTTATGTTGCAGCATCCAGGGAGGAGACAATGGAGAGTTCTTTGATTTCAGGGTTCACAGAAACTTGTGGGCATCAGCTAGGAGTTAGTGATATTGCTTTCCTGGAGTCGTGTTCAGCCGAGGGTGAAGATTTTAAGAAGCTTGCAGATCTGAACTCAGTCAATGTAATTTAGGAAcaaattcttttccttttcgaTAAGTATAATTCAATACATATACTTACAGTTCATTATGAATTTTTGAGGAATTAATAGTAAACagtttcttctccccccccccctctcccccttcccttTAAAACTTAATAAAACAGGATTATTTGTTGTCAAGGATGGAGAAGAGGCCAAAGGGACAAACGGATTTGATTGTTTTCTGCCATGGTGGCACCAATTCTTTGAACAAACTTGAGAAGATCCCTTCAGAAGGTATTTTGAATATCATTACATGGTGTAAATTGAAATGCCTTTTAGTGGATGCTTTACTGTCATGACAAATATGTGTTTGATATGATCTGCAGGTGAGGTGCTGTCTGACCTTATCAGTTTTGTAGAGCAGTCTGGGGCAAGGTACACGGTTCTTTATGCTTCAGATCCATATAGATCAATCCGCAACCCATCTTATGGGGCATTGGGAAGGTTTCTCTCTGAAAGTAGCGCTGGAAATGGTTCTGTTAATATGACTAGCTGTGATGGAGTTTGCCAGATTAAATCAACACTTCTGGAAGGAGTTCTAGTTGTAAGATACTGCCATTACGTTTCTTGTGTTTCCAACTTATTGCTGTCTATGCTGCTTTCTTTGATATTTGTTAGAACTTGGAAGATTGTTATCAGTTCAGAATCAGAGGTTTTGGAATAATGTATCTTGTCACTAATGATAGAGGAccgctttatttataataagaattACAACCCCAAGGGCAAAAAGGTTAAATaaggaaaataataaatccCTAATAACAAAGAGGGAATATTCCTATCCCACagttctcaacactcccccttaagttggtgcaaatatatcaaacatgcccaacttggagacCAGGGGATGGAACATCTTACAATTAAGGCCCTTGGGAAAAACATCAGCGAACTGATTTTCCGAACTAACAAAGAGAATGCAAATAACGCCACCCTCaagtttctctttgatgaaatgtttgtcgatctccacatgtttggtgcCATCGTGCTGaacaggattatgagcaatactgatggcagccttgttatcacagtagaggcGCATAGGATCTTCAGAGCTAAACCCCAAATCACTCAAAATTCCCCTAAACCGCataagttcacaaattccttgtgccatggcacggaattcagcttctgCACTGGAGCAAGAGACAACACATTGTTTCTTGCTACACCATGTAACTAAATTGCCACCAAGAAAGGAacaataaccagaagtagatctcctaaCATCAATGgaccctgcccaatcagcatcagtaaacATCTCTAGGCAAAGAGTCCCATTATTGGAGAAAAGAATACCTTTCCCAGGAGCAGATTTCAGACACCTCAGTATCCGATTAACAACTTGTTGAAGGATGTCCAAATTCAATGTATCTTGTATTATGAATGTAAGTGGTTGTAAATTTGTAATAGAAGTGGTTAATAGTTAGTGGATGTAATTAATGCAATGTAATTGAGGGTGTGTCAACCCTAGGATATTTCCTGTAAATAAAGCAAGTGGCCTCTATCACTTGATAAGCCAAGTACCCCTCAAAGTACTCtcttcaacttggtatcagagcattcgGCTCTAGGGTTTGGCAGTCGGTCTCCTACTGCGCCTTCAATGGAGTTCTACTCCCTGCGCCATTTCGAATCCTTGAGGGACTGTGCTCCCTACGTCTGGCACCAGCCGAATTTCTTTTTGCCACCACCCTCCTTCGTGtgtgagaaagaaaagaaaaaaacacacgAATAATCTTTTTGCCCCCATCTGTCCTGTGAGagaacaagaaggaaaaaaaaggagaaacgAAAAgtcgttttttctttttttttttctgggtcttcttcttccttcgttCCCGGCAAAGCCACCGAAGCCCTGCTTACGGCCTCCGACAGTCAGACGAAGCCCGGCCAGGACCTACCGCAGTTCCTGCTCCCTCCGGCGACCTCACCTATTGCTACCAGGGGTCCCTGCTCCCTCCGCCAAGATCAAGAAAACACCTTCGTTTTTCTGGTTTCTACGATCAGCAATACCTGTGCTCCTGCCTGCGCCATTTCTGGTCCCTGTACTCTCATCAGCACCCTCCACTGACATCTTTTTAGGGCTTTCTCAAGCTGCGTTCTTTGCGACATCTCAGACTGCTCCTATATTGTTGAAGGAAGGCGCCTTCGTTTTTTTCCAGCATCTTTTTTATCCGGCACCAGCGCATCTTTGGAGGTATTTCTCAAGTACGAATTATTTTCTTAGTACACTGTTATTGCATTCCCTATGACTTTATTGGACGAAAGTGAGGTTTCAAATGTTACCAGTTTTGTTTTGTCCAACCGTCTAACTCTTCCTATTGGACCTATCAAACTCAATGGTACCAATTACCTTACCTGGTCTTGTGCGTGCCATCTTACACTTCGTGGGAATGGTTTAGAGGGATATTTTACAGGGGACATTCTCAAACCTGAAGATCCTAAGGCTGCCCAGCAATTGTTATGAGTTTTTtaatccactccatggatcctGTGATTAGCTCAAATTATGTTCTCTGGTATGGACTGCTGCCCGTCAAACTTATGGTGCGACCAATAATTATGCCCAAGTTTTTGGGCTGCAACGACGGGTTCGGGAGACTACTCAAAAAGATATGACCCTGTCTGCATATTATTCTGCCCTGGCCAATCTATGGCAGCTAAAATTGACTTTTACCATCCTGGACACAGGCCCATTTGGCAAAAGCTACTGATGATTCTCCCACTGATGCCTCTTCCTTCTCCCTGGAAGAAATGAATGCTCTCAGGAAAATGATGTCACAGCATGACTCCACGTCTTCCAACATGGCAACTCCCGCTGCTCTTACCTCCCACCTTTTGCTCAGACAGGTATATTTCATGTTTCCTCTCCAAGACCTTCCTGGCTTCTTGATCCCGgggccactgaccatatgaccaGCTCCTCCGATTTTCTTTGTTCCTATTTACCTTGCTCTGGTTATGACCAGCTCCTCCGATTTTCTTTGTTCCTATTTAacttgctctggtaaggataaggtacGGGTCGACGATCGCTTTTTTTCGGCAATCTCTGGTAAAGGGACCATCTCCTGCTCTCCTTCCTTGAaactttcctttgttcttcatgttccaaaATTATGTGCTAATCTACTTTCCATACATAAACTAACAGTTGATCTTAACTGTTGTGCTCACTTCTATCCTACCCATTGTGActttcaggatctggcaacgGGAGCAAAGATTGGATATGGTAGAGTTCGGGATGGCCTTTACTACCTAGATTCTGACTTCGGGACTCATGCAGCTCATAGTGCTCACTCCAATGACTCCCTCACCTTGCTTCATcaatggcatcgtcgtcttggtcACCCTTCTTTTCGAGTTTTATGTCATTCATTTCCTGCCTTGACTAAAAATTGTATTGAGGGTCATTTTATTTGTAGTGTTTGTGAACTTGCCAAACATACCCGTTCCTCTTATTTTCCTAGTGATAATAGCAGTTCTGttcctttttctattattcACTCTAATCTCTGGGGACCTTCTAAAATTGTTGCAAGGGGAGGGCATCAGCGGTTCATTACTTTTATTGACAATTGCACGCGTCTGACCTGGGTTTATCTACTACATAACAAGTCTGAAGCGTTCTCCTGTTTTCAGAATTTTCACTCCATGATCCAAACCCAGTTCTCGGCTACCATTCGCATTCTTCGCAGTGATAGCAGAACTGAGTGTAGGGATGGCTCCTTCTTACAATACTTACATACTCATGGGTTATCTCTCAAACCTCCTGTGTGCGTACTCCTAAGCAAAATGGCATCCTTGAGctgaaaaatagacatctcttAGAGGTGACTCGGGTAATTCTGTTCACTACCAATGTTCCCAAATCCTATTGGGGTGATGCGGTTTTGGCTGCGGCATTCCTCATCAATCAGATCCCCCCCAGGTGTTCTCGGGTTCCAAACCCCCATCAATCTTCTACCCGATCCTTCGGTTGCTTGTCACCTTCCCCCTCAGATTTTCGGTTGTGTGTTTTGCCCataactcttctccttctcgGTCTAAACTAGACCTTCGGGCTCTCCGATGcgtctttttgggttattccACCACTTAGAAGGGTTATCTATGTTATCATCCTCCTTCCCGTCGTCTCCTCACCTCTATGGATGTTACCTTTCATGAGCTTGTTCCCTATTATTAGTCATCTCTTCAGGGGGACACTCTAGAGGAAGAGATTCCTTCCCTGATGATTGATACCTCCCATCCCCAGGGGGAGCCTCACTATACAGGGAGTCCTACTACAGCAGAGAATCTTACTACGGCAGCAGCTGAACCAACACAGCTGATCACTTACTATAGGAAAAAGGCTGCCTTTTCTCTACCTATCCCATCTAAGCTCTCGGAACCAGCTCCGTCACCAAGTATTCTTTCCTCTGatgatcttcctattgctaaAAGGAGGGGGGTTAGATTGGTACTCAGCACCCTATTTCTAGTTTTGTATCTTATGATGCCCTGATACCTTCATTTCATGCCTTTGTTTCCACTTTGTCCTCTTGTTTCCATTCCCCAGGACTGGAAAATTGCCCTCGACTCACCTCAGTGGAAGAATGCTATGTTAGAAGAAATGCAGGCTCTAAAAGACAATGAAACATGGGAGCTTCTCCATCGTCCTACAGGGAAGAAATCAGTTGGTTGTAGATGGGTATTCACTATCAAACAAAAGGCTGATGGGAAAATTGAAAGATACAAGGTAAGATTAGTTGCtaaggggtttactcaaacctatgggatAGACTATCAAGAAACATTTGCTCTTGTTGCAAAAATGAACTCTGTTCGAGCTCTTCTCTCTTGTGCTGCCAACCTTAGATGGGATCTCCAGCAgcttgatgtaaaaaatgccttcctaaatggtgACCTTGAAGTATACATGGACATTCTTCCTGGTTTTTCTTCTCCAGTTATAGAAGGTAAAGTCTGCAGATTGAGGAAGTCCctttatggtctcaaacaatcaccaagagcttggttcggGAGATTTCAAAAAGCAATGATAAAGTTTGGATATAAACAGagtcatgctgatcacaccttgtttatcaagcATAAAGGGAACAAAGTCACTGCTCTTATTGTCTATGTGGACGATATTGTTATAACAAGAGATGATAAGGACGAGATCACTAGAATCAAAGCCCAGTTATCCTCTGAATTCGAGACCAAAGACTTGGGACCTCTCAGATATTTCGTTGGAATTGAAGTTGCCCGCTCAGATTAAGGGATTTTCATCTGTTAAAGGAAATATGTACTTGATTTTCTCAGCGAAACAAGGATGTTCGGATGTAAGCCTGTAGAATCCCCTATCGAGAGCAACCATCACTTGAGTTCCACAGAAGGGGAACCAGTTGACAAAGAGAGATATCAGCGTTTGGTAGGAAGACTGATATATCTTTCACATACCCGGCCAGATAGCATATGTTGTAGGTGTTGTAAGTCGTTTCCTTTATGCTCCTCAAAACAGTCATCTTGAAGCAGTTTTTAgaattttgagatacttgaaatctGCACCAGGAAAGGGTATCCTATTCTCCAATCATGGAAATTTGAAACTTGAATgcttcactgatgctgattgggtagGTGCTATTGATGATCGTCGCTCCACTACGGGATACTGTACATTCCTGGGTGGAAATCTGGTTACTTGGCGCGGCAAGAAGCAAGCAATAGTGTCTAGATCGAGTGCAGAAGCAGAATATCGAGCTATGGCTCAAGGAGTTTTTGAACTCATCTGGCTCAAGAAGCTTCTGGAAGATATGAATGTTACTTCTACTGatcctatgagactctattgtgacaacaaagctgcaattagcattgcccataatcctgtgcaacatgacagaaccaagcatattgagattgacAGGCATTTCATAAAGGAGAAGCTTGAATAAGGTTCTATCTGTACTCCCTTTGTCACATCAGAAAATCAGCTTGCAGATGTCTTTACCAAAGGATTGGGTTCAAAGGTTTTTCATCCTTTCATATTCAAGTTGAGCATGAGgaatatctatgctccaacttgagggggagtgttgaaggaTGTCCAAATTCAATGTATCTTGTATTATTAATAAGTGGTCGTAACAGAAGTGGTTACTACTAGAAGTGGTTAATACTTAATACTTAGTGGATGTAATTAATGCAATGTAATAGAGGGTGTGTCAACCCTAGGATATTCCTATAAATAAAGCAAGTGGCCTCTATCACTTGATAAGCCAAGTACCACTCAAAGTACTCGCTTCAACTCAACTTCAAGATGGGATATCCTAGGATCATGAAGAAACTAACTAACAATGCCCACAACATAAGCAATATCCGGTCGagtgtgggaaaggtagatcAGCCGGCCAACCAATCATTGATATTGTTCCCTATCAACAGGATCCCCCGTGCCACTGCATAACTGGTGATTAACTTCAATGGGAGAGTCAGCAGGTTTGCACCCTAACATACCAGTCTCTTGGAGAAGGTCTAAAACGTATTTTTGTTGAGACATGAAAATACCCTTATCAGACCttgccacttcaatcccaagaaaatactaaACAGGACTCAAATCCTTACTTTCAAACTCCCTTGTAAGTAGAGATTTTAAATGGGAtatttcatcatcattgttTCCTGTGATTACTATGTCATCTATATACACCATGAGGGTAGTGATCTGGGTTCCTtactttttcaaaaacaaagtatGATCACCAGGCTTTGGTGATATCCAAAATTTTCCATTGCCTTTAGAAAttgaccaaaccaagctctaggggaTTGCTTGAGACCGTATAGggatttcttcaatttgtaAACATGACCAGTAgcagaagggaaggagaaaccaaGGGGAAGAttcatgtagacttcttcttcaagatttcctttcaagaaggcattcttgacatctaattGTTGAAGATTCTACCCCAAATTAGCGGCACAGGACAAGAGAGCTCTCGCTatgttcatctttgctacaggtgcaaaggtttcatggtaatcaatcccataagtttgggtgaagccctttgcaaccaggcgAGTCTTGTACCTTTCAACAGTACCATCTACATGCtgcttgactgtgaatacccactTGCATCCCACTAATTTTTTCCCTGCAGGGCGAGGAGTGAGTTCCCAGGTCTTATTTTTATCCAAGGCCTGCATCTCGTCTATCATGGCAACCTTCCACTTTGGATCGTTGATAGCTTCCTTCCAATCTTATGGAATCGACACAGAAgacaaagaggaaacaaaggccTGATAGGATCGAGATAAAGACTCATATGAAATAAAATGGTTAATGGAATGTTGAGTACACGAATGCACCCCTTTTCTTAGGGCAATAGGGCAGTCATCAGAAGCATTTTCAATAGGGATACTAGGAGAGATGTTACCTGAAGATGATGGCAAATCAGGTGAGGGCGCCACAATGGGTAATGGTTGGGAGCCGTCTATGgtattcatagttgtcaaggcgtcgcttaGTCGTCCAGGCGCCTTGCTCTCACCTTGATTTCTGGTGTCACCTTGGTCGCCGCCTtgtcaccttgttggtgtcgccttagtTTGTACCCCCTTCCATCACCTTGGTTCGCTAGGCGCCTTAACAATTATGATGGTATCCTTCCGCTTGGATTTAGTCCGAGTATAAGTTTTTAACTCAGGAACATTAGGTGGTGCTGTCTTCGGTGTCTCCCCCATCCTATTGTCTCCCCTGAGCAGGATTGGAAATGGGTAGACTACCAACAACAACAGTAGGTAAAGACTACATTCATAGTGACATACAggcgacgggaagggggatgatagcacttgtatctcttctgagaagtggagtagcctagaaataTGCACCGAATAGCACGGGGATCCAATTTGGAacgagaaggagaagaattatGAGCAAAGCAAACATACCCAAATATtttgggagggagagaagaagcaACTGTAGGATCTGGTAAGAAAGAGATGGGTGTCTTGAAATTAAGAACACTAGAGGGAACtctattaatgagataggcaGCGGTAAGAATTGCATCACCCCAATAGGTTTTAGGAACCCTAGTAGTTCGAACACATGAGGTCTGAGAAAGAATGCCATGGGAAAGAAGATATTGTTGAAAATGACCATCCAAATCCTCAGTTCCATTATCACTCAGTAGTACACGGATAGTAGCATTAAACTGGGTACGAGTCATGGCATGAAAAGATTTAAAGCATGAAAAAGCATCATTTTTATTGTGCAAAAGGTAAACACATGTGAGTCTATTGCAGTTATCATAAACGTGATAAACCATCTATAACCATGACGATCAACAATCCGAGAAGGACCCCAAATATTTGAGTAAATAGTAGAAAAAGAATATCACATTTCACATCACTAATAAGGGTAAGAATCTCTAGTATGTTTTGCAAATTCACACACATCACAATGAAGTTGTTCTAAACGACAAATCTTGACCAAGTCCGGAAATAATgaacataaaatatgaaaactAGGATATCCCAAACGGCGATGTTAGTGGTGAAGTTTGGTGAAGGCATTGTCAGAACGAAGAGTGTAAGCATAAGATGGGAGAGGTGCAGTTGGTGGAGACTCCAAGTAGTAAAAATCATCACGGACTCGACCATACCCTATCGTTGCGCCcgtcaccagatcctgaaataGACAATGAGTGGAAAAGAAATGAacaaaactaggggtgtcaaaaaaacccgGCCAGCCCGAGCctgcccaaacccgccctgagcccaaacagggttGAGACAGGCCTAGGGATAAGcaagggtcgggctgggtttgatatttgcatggccctggcagggtcgagccgggcctgggttgaggcctcgaccttgcattatataatatatatttataaagtATATAGGGAATGTGCTTTGGTGCAACGGTCAAGCTTGCCTTATTGTTACCAAGTGGTCTTTGGTTCGAGTCTTGAAACAGCCTCTTTACCAAAAATTCACTTTTTTATAGCCTGGATTTTGTTAAGTGGACTGTGATTGGGCTTTGTTAGTACCAGAATTCAATGGGCCAAGACATTCGGTCAATCACGGCTGGGCCGGGCTTGGGAAGACCCTACCAGGGTTGGGCTGGATTGAGGGTATgcttggccctggcagggctgggctaggctgggctgggcttgggtttaggttaaggctcctagggttgggctagcGTTTAGGGCAAGCCCGACCCAgcccggcccattgacacccttaaatagAACAATTCAACTTATTAGTCAAGCGATAAATGGACAATAAATTAGCACATAGTTTGGGATAGTTTGGGAACATACAATACCGAGGAAAGGGAGAGATGGGAGGAACAATTAACTGAACCtttaccagagatggaggacATAGATCTATCGGCAACACAGACCTTATCTTTTCCAGAGCAAGGAGTATAGGTACGAAAAACCTCAGAGCTGCTGGTCATGTGGTCCGTTGCCCCAAAATCAATCAACCATAAGGGTGTGGAAGAGTAAACATGAAAATTACCTGACTGAGCAAGATTGGAAACAGAAGGACTAGAAGTAGTCAACTGTGTCACCAATTTTTGGAGTGCAACCATCTGATCTGGGGAGAAAAGTGCCGGTgtagaagtagtaggggaattATCAATCAATGAGATGAGCCTGGGAACGTGTGCCACCTAATTTGGGAGGATGGCTCTCATGAAGCTTCCAGCAAGTATCTCGTGTATGATGAGGGCGACCACAATAATCACATTTGACGGGTTCCCAAACAGAAGGAGAAGCTGGAGAAGCCTTAGAAGTGTCCATGGGAAGAGGTGTAGATGGAGTGGTAAGAGGGCCGACCTTACAGGGGTAGTAGGTGGCATCATCACAGTCCGGTGGTGTTCCTCAGATTGAACAAGGTTATACGCCTGGAGAAGAGTAGGAAAAGACTCACGTCCCAATATCTGAATACGGACCTTATCATATTCTGGATTTAAACTAGTTAAGAAGTCATACACATTTCATCTCCCTTTCCTTTTGAAAGGTTCCAGCATCTTCAGGGTGAACCATAGGAACGGGATGGTAAGAATCCAGTTGTTGCCAGAGAGTAGTTAGAGCCGAATAATAGCAGTAAGGGTCATTTCCTTTTGAGTAGTGTTGCGAACCTGCCGACGAATCTCATAGATCTGAGCATAATTCCCTGCCTGGGAGTAGGTCTGACGAACAACATCCCACAAATCTTTGGCCAAATTGAAGAGAACAAAACTGGGGCTGATTGAGGGCTCAATGGAGTTAATCAAAAAGGACATAACCAACGCATCATTCATCCCATGTAATGGCTGCAGTGGGATCGGTTGGTTTGGGTGTGGCTCTTGTAAGAAGACCAGAGTAGTTGTCCCTGGAGTGTAAGAAGACATGCTCGGGATCATGTAAGATAATTCTGGCCATTTTATTTGATGGGGCCAGGCTGGAGAGTGTGATGCCCAATGTTTGATCGACCAGGAGAGGATCCCTCACCAGAAGAGGGAGCATTGATAGAAGTAGTACTTGCGTTATCGTCTCCCATAATTAATCAGTGAAAGACCAGCATCCACAAGTAAGAGAAGAAGACCGGAAGAAGCAACGAACGGCAGCAACACCGACGGCGGAGACGTCGATGGTGAGGTGCGGTAACCAAGGAGGGTTGCAGCGAGAAAGGCACAGCAACAAGGGTCGCAGCGGCATCAACAAGGAGGGCTGGTGGAGAGGCGCGACACCAAAGGGCACGGTGGAAAACGGCACAACGACCAAGGG includes these proteins:
- the LOC122642112 gene encoding uncharacterized protein LOC122642112, translating into MKGAVVTLLAFLLLANRIAFGSTSLSTVPAFLWSPYQFLYNEMKEVVNYQTISSKDLAKSVLFQGGWLNLLCSVENPQQSMDVVLVFVGRELQSSDISRNKHADPNLLDLLKVLFMRSNFSMAFPYVAASREETMESSLISGFTETCGHQLGVSDIAFLESCSAEGEDFKKLADLNSVNDYLLSRMEKRPKGQTDLIVFCHGGTNSLNKLEKIPSEGEVLSDLISFVEQSGARYTVLYASDPYRSIRNPSYGALGRFLSESSAGNGSVNMTSCDGVCQIKSTLLEGVLVGIVLLIILLSGLCCMMGIDTPTRFEAPPDS